A single region of the Corallococcus caeni genome encodes:
- a CDS encoding methylmalonyl-CoA mutase family protein: MADVPLTAADFPPPSVEEWRRLVDKDLKGKPFTVLQSPLEGGLSLQPLYTPQDAPPPAEPPGVAPYVRGTQPLGHTEGGWLLCQEYAGPDVAETAEVLRDDLERGTQGVWLLLDAPLGLDVRDEATLARLLAHVPLDRTPVHLEPTSDVLRPASLLLEVLAKKAGAAKQTLRGSLGIDPIAALARHGAAKVDVARTLAEAAPLVTSLLKDAPGLRALLVSSRPWADAGATSVHELAWSIATGVEYLRELERAGVSPGEAARSMQFALSVGGQFFPEIAKLRAARLLWSKVVAASGGAPESQAMALHARTASATKTRRDPWVNILRGTAESFAAVVAGADSVSTSPFDEPLGTPDELGRRLARNTQLILRDESSLNRVADPAGGSYYLEQLTGEFARAAWTELQRIEALGGIGKAIAQGDVARVLTETRTARDKAVRTRKLPIVGVSEFPHLHEAPVQREARPAAPANSAGAVTPPQPVRVAEAFESLRDASDRYHAAHGARPRAFMANLGTVAEHTARSTWISNVLAVGGIEADEHHGFADANAAAELFAKAGTTLAVLSGPDALYPEAVPVYVAALKAKGARTVAVAGRPGEHEAAFRAAGVDLFLYAGADLFQLLKTLHTQLGVA; this comes from the coding sequence ATGGCTGACGTGCCTCTTACCGCAGCGGACTTCCCGCCCCCTTCCGTCGAGGAGTGGCGCCGGCTGGTGGACAAGGACCTCAAGGGCAAGCCCTTCACGGTGCTCCAGTCGCCTCTCGAAGGCGGCCTGTCCCTCCAGCCCCTCTACACCCCCCAGGACGCCCCGCCCCCGGCCGAACCGCCCGGCGTCGCGCCCTATGTGCGTGGCACCCAGCCCCTGGGTCACACCGAGGGCGGCTGGCTCCTGTGCCAGGAGTACGCGGGCCCCGACGTGGCCGAGACCGCCGAGGTGCTGCGCGACGACCTGGAGCGCGGCACGCAGGGCGTGTGGCTGCTGCTGGACGCGCCCCTCGGCCTGGACGTGAGGGATGAGGCCACGCTGGCGCGGCTGCTCGCGCACGTGCCGCTGGACCGCACGCCCGTGCACCTGGAGCCGACCTCGGACGTGCTCCGTCCCGCGTCCCTGCTGCTAGAGGTGCTGGCGAAGAAGGCCGGCGCCGCGAAGCAGACCCTGCGCGGCAGCCTGGGCATCGACCCCATCGCGGCGCTCGCTCGCCACGGCGCCGCGAAGGTGGACGTGGCCCGCACGCTGGCGGAGGCCGCGCCCCTCGTCACGTCGCTGCTCAAGGACGCTCCGGGCCTGCGCGCGCTGCTGGTGTCGTCGCGCCCCTGGGCGGACGCGGGCGCAACGTCCGTGCACGAGCTGGCGTGGAGCATCGCCACCGGCGTGGAGTACCTGCGAGAGCTGGAGCGCGCGGGCGTGTCCCCCGGTGAGGCCGCGCGGTCCATGCAGTTCGCGCTGTCCGTGGGCGGTCAGTTCTTTCCCGAGATTGCCAAGCTGCGCGCGGCGCGGCTGCTCTGGTCCAAGGTCGTCGCCGCTTCGGGCGGTGCGCCGGAGTCGCAGGCCATGGCGCTGCACGCTCGCACCGCCAGCGCCACCAAGACGCGGCGCGACCCGTGGGTGAACATCCTGCGCGGCACCGCAGAGTCCTTCGCCGCCGTCGTCGCCGGCGCGGACAGCGTGAGCACGTCCCCCTTCGACGAGCCCCTGGGCACGCCGGACGAGCTGGGTCGGCGGCTCGCGCGCAACACGCAGCTCATCCTGCGCGACGAGTCCAGCCTCAACCGCGTCGCGGATCCCGCGGGCGGCAGCTACTACCTGGAGCAGCTCACCGGCGAGTTCGCCCGCGCGGCCTGGACGGAGCTCCAGCGCATCGAGGCGCTGGGCGGCATCGGCAAGGCCATCGCGCAGGGCGACGTGGCCCGCGTCCTCACGGAGACGCGCACCGCGCGCGACAAGGCCGTGCGCACGCGCAAGCTCCCCATCGTGGGCGTCAGCGAGTTCCCCCACCTCCACGAAGCCCCCGTGCAGCGCGAGGCCCGCCCGGCCGCGCCCGCGAACAGTGCAGGCGCCGTCACCCCGCCGCAGCCCGTCCGAGTTGCGGAGGCCTTCGAGTCCCTGCGCGACGCGAGCGACCGCTACCACGCGGCGCACGGCGCCCGCCCGCGCGCCTTCATGGCGAACCTGGGCACCGTGGCCGAGCACACCGCGCGCTCCACGTGGATTTCCAACGTGCTCGCGGTGGGCGGCATCGAGGCCGACGAGCACCACGGCTTCGCGGACGCGAACGCCGCCGCGGAGCTGTTCGCGAAGGCGGGCACGACGCTGGCCGTCCTCTCCGGGCCGGATGCCCTCTACCCGGAGGCCGTGCCTGTCTATGTCGCGGCCCTCAAGGCGAAGGGCGCCCGCACGGTCGCCGTCGCGGGCCGCCCCGGTGAACACGAGGCCGCCTTCCGCGCGGCCGGCGTGGACCTCTTCCTCTACGCGGGAGCGGACCTGTTCCAACTCCTGAAGACGCTGCACACGCAACTGGGAGTGGCCTGA
- a CDS encoding NAD(P)H-binding protein gives MTRILVIGAAGNTGRPIAAGLTAEGFTVRTATRDPRPPVAAAEHVRFDWADPSTHGAALEGVDRMYVLAPGLVEDPSVLMIPVLERALAGGVRRVVLLSASAVPEGAPGLGQVHRFLRTHAPEWSVLQPSWFMQNFTNPGHHHDAGLRRDGTLVTATGQGRVGFVDAGDIAAVGVRALADAASHDTAHVITGPQALSYDDVAAILSRVSGRDIRHVHATPEEAQRHLQASGMPEVYARFLTLLDTSIRDGAEDRVTDTVLRVTGRAPRDFESFARAHLDVRR, from the coding sequence ATGACGCGCATCCTCGTCATCGGAGCGGCCGGCAACACGGGACGTCCCATCGCGGCGGGGCTCACGGCGGAGGGCTTCACGGTACGCACCGCCACGCGCGACCCGCGGCCGCCCGTCGCCGCAGCGGAGCACGTGCGCTTCGACTGGGCGGACCCGTCCACGCATGGGGCCGCGCTGGAGGGCGTGGACCGGATGTACGTCCTCGCGCCCGGGCTGGTGGAGGACCCGTCCGTGCTCATGATTCCCGTCCTGGAGCGCGCGCTGGCCGGCGGCGTGCGGCGGGTCGTCCTGCTCTCCGCGTCCGCCGTTCCAGAGGGGGCCCCGGGGCTGGGGCAGGTGCACCGCTTCCTGCGCACGCATGCGCCGGAGTGGAGCGTGCTCCAGCCGTCATGGTTCATGCAGAACTTCACCAACCCCGGCCACCATCACGACGCCGGCCTCCGGCGCGACGGCACGCTGGTGACGGCCACCGGCCAGGGACGGGTGGGCTTCGTGGACGCGGGAGACATCGCGGCGGTGGGCGTCCGTGCGCTCGCGGATGCCGCGTCCCATGACACCGCGCACGTCATCACCGGGCCCCAGGCGCTGAGCTACGACGACGTCGCGGCCATCCTGTCCCGGGTGTCGGGCCGCGACATCCGGCACGTGCACGCGACGCCGGAGGAGGCACAGCGGCACCTTCAAGCGTCCGGCATGCCGGAGGTCTATGCGCGCTTCCTCACGCTGCTCGACACGTCCATCCGTGACGGCGCCGAGGACCGCGTGACGGACACCGTGCTGCGCGTCACCGGCCGCGCGCCGCGCGACTTCGAGTCATTCGCCCGGGCGCACCTGGACGTCCGGCGCTGA
- a CDS encoding nuclear transport factor 2 family protein yields MDRTPPSPDLDRLMDAHLALIATDVERWLALFTEDAVVEFPYAPSLGGPARLEGSSAIRAYFAPITQHFQGLTFTNVRRYPSVDPTTGWLEVHGTATLQPGNIPYEQDYVMRMQVRDGRIVHYREYWNPLAAPRGTFESFTREQA; encoded by the coding sequence ATGGACCGCACTCCCCCTTCCCCTGACCTGGACCGGCTGATGGACGCGCACCTCGCGCTCATCGCCACGGACGTCGAGCGCTGGCTCGCCCTCTTCACGGAGGACGCCGTCGTCGAGTTCCCCTACGCCCCCTCGCTCGGCGGGCCTGCGCGGCTGGAGGGCAGCTCCGCCATCCGCGCCTACTTCGCGCCCATCACGCAGCACTTCCAGGGGCTCACCTTCACGAACGTCCGGCGCTACCCCAGCGTGGACCCCACGACGGGCTGGCTGGAGGTGCACGGCACCGCGACGCTGCAGCCCGGGAACATCCCCTACGAACAGGACTACGTGATGCGGATGCAGGTGCGCGACGGCCGCATCGTGCACTACCGCGAGTACTGGAACCCGCTGGCCGCGCCCCGGGGCACCTTCGAGTCCTTCACCCGGGAGCAGGCATGA
- a CDS encoding AraC family transcriptional regulator, which produces MPPDEKTDVVSDVLETLRFKTLLFGRFELGAPWAVRMPRKANASFYVVARGSLRLQVEGSAKPVFLSAGDVVLLPRAPAHVLDDGGRRAPAASDFVPAQLLRPPTTRLGGAGPLTTLVTGCFQFGVDPEHPLLRAFPSIIRLSTQEGQGTPSLAATVQLITAETALPGPGSALVLGRLADVLLVHALRAQTALAGARQAGWKALADPAIGNALALMHEQPGTPWTVERLAQAVGVSRSGFAARFHALVGETPLHYLAHWRMIRAARWLRESTDSLDTIAERAGYESAPAFSKAFKRRWGVGPGAYRRAPTDGEAGGLRVDL; this is translated from the coding sequence ATGCCTCCGGACGAAAAGACCGACGTGGTCTCCGACGTGCTGGAGACGCTGCGGTTCAAGACGCTGCTCTTCGGCCGCTTCGAGCTGGGCGCTCCCTGGGCGGTGCGCATGCCCCGCAAGGCCAACGCGTCCTTCTACGTGGTGGCGCGCGGAAGCCTGCGCCTCCAGGTGGAGGGCTCGGCGAAGCCGGTGTTCCTGTCCGCCGGGGACGTGGTGCTGCTGCCCCGCGCGCCCGCGCACGTGCTGGATGACGGCGGCCGCCGCGCCCCCGCCGCGAGCGACTTCGTCCCAGCGCAGCTGCTCCGCCCGCCCACCACGCGGCTGGGTGGAGCAGGGCCGCTCACCACGCTGGTCACCGGCTGCTTCCAGTTCGGCGTGGACCCTGAGCATCCGCTGCTGCGGGCCTTCCCCTCCATCATCCGCCTGTCCACGCAGGAGGGGCAGGGGACGCCGTCGCTCGCCGCCACCGTGCAGCTCATCACCGCGGAGACCGCCCTGCCGGGGCCGGGGAGCGCGCTGGTGCTGGGCCGGCTGGCGGACGTGCTGCTCGTCCATGCGCTGCGGGCCCAGACGGCGCTGGCGGGAGCGCGGCAGGCGGGGTGGAAGGCGCTGGCGGATCCCGCCATCGGGAACGCGCTCGCGTTGATGCACGAGCAGCCCGGCACGCCCTGGACGGTGGAGCGGCTGGCGCAGGCCGTGGGCGTGTCGCGCTCCGGGTTCGCCGCGCGCTTCCACGCGCTGGTGGGCGAGACGCCCCTGCACTACCTGGCCCACTGGCGGATGATCCGCGCCGCGCGCTGGCTGCGGGAATCCACCGACAGCCTGGACACCATCGCCGAGCGCGCCGGCTATGAGAGCGCGCCCGCCTTCAGCAAGGCCTTCAAGCGGCGCTGGGGCGTGGGCCCCGGAGCCTATCGGCGTGCGCCCACCGACGGTGAAGCCGGCGGGCTCCGTGTCGACCTGTAA
- a CDS encoding glycoside hydrolase family 26 protein — protein MHPGLKRCFVSVAVVSTLCAGLIASADPLTGVYRGEVYSQPNAVNAYSTWLGFDVKMGQGHQAKDSWGNIENPGWQLGAWRTWVKAKAGRRFNYSVAMFPSGQGTLASCAAGSYDQRFKNLATNLVAYELQGTLIRLGWEFSGSWMPWYSGNGQQANFAACFRRIVTAMRTQQPNAGFEFDWNPNYDISAADLSATYPGDAYVDYIGLDMYDQGWNGAYPIPAGCTGSCALTRWQSVWNAQFGPALTKFKSFAQSHNKRLSVPEWGVNDAATNGGGDDTYYVQQMLAFIFDPANNVGYHSYFDIQAADGHHQLSSADANGGNTFVTEFPNAAAVFKNYYAGLNPQPAQLSTTKATVSPATVTRGQSFNVTGTVTSSTARTLVVKYEIRNAVGSALVTSAQYVNQVFTAGQTRSYTSAFTIPTSLSAGTYRVDTLVYTADWSQTLLYRNDTTFTVN, from the coding sequence ATGCATCCGGGCCTCAAGCGCTGCTTCGTCTCCGTTGCCGTGGTGTCCACGCTGTGTGCCGGGCTGATCGCTTCGGCGGATCCGCTGACGGGGGTGTACCGGGGCGAGGTGTATTCGCAGCCGAACGCGGTGAACGCGTACTCCACCTGGCTGGGCTTCGACGTGAAGATGGGCCAGGGGCACCAGGCGAAGGACTCGTGGGGCAACATCGAGAACCCGGGCTGGCAACTGGGCGCGTGGCGCACCTGGGTGAAGGCGAAGGCGGGCCGGCGCTTCAACTATTCGGTGGCGATGTTCCCCAGCGGGCAGGGCACGCTCGCGTCGTGCGCGGCGGGTTCGTATGACCAGCGCTTCAAGAACCTGGCGACCAACCTGGTGGCCTACGAGCTCCAGGGGACCCTCATCCGCCTGGGCTGGGAGTTCAGCGGCAGCTGGATGCCCTGGTACTCCGGCAACGGCCAGCAGGCGAACTTCGCCGCGTGCTTCCGCCGCATCGTGACGGCCATGCGCACGCAGCAGCCCAACGCGGGCTTCGAGTTCGACTGGAACCCGAACTACGACATCTCCGCCGCGGACCTGAGCGCCACGTACCCGGGCGACGCTTACGTCGACTACATCGGCCTGGACATGTACGACCAGGGCTGGAACGGCGCCTATCCGATTCCGGCGGGCTGCACGGGGTCGTGCGCGCTCACGCGGTGGCAGTCGGTGTGGAACGCCCAGTTCGGGCCGGCGCTGACGAAGTTCAAGAGCTTCGCCCAATCGCATAACAAGCGGCTGTCCGTGCCCGAGTGGGGCGTCAACGACGCGGCCACGAACGGCGGCGGGGATGACACGTACTACGTGCAGCAGATGCTGGCGTTCATCTTCGACCCGGCGAACAACGTGGGCTACCACTCGTACTTCGACATCCAGGCGGCGGACGGCCACCACCAGCTGTCCAGCGCGGACGCCAACGGCGGCAACACCTTCGTCACCGAGTTCCCCAACGCCGCCGCTGTCTTCAAGAATTACTACGCGGGCCTGAACCCGCAGCCCGCGCAGCTGTCCACCACGAAGGCCACGGTGAGCCCGGCGACGGTGACGCGCGGCCAGTCCTTCAACGTGACGGGCACCGTGACGTCCTCCACCGCGCGCACGCTGGTGGTGAAGTATGAGATCCGCAACGCGGTCGGCTCGGCGCTGGTGACATCCGCGCAGTACGTGAACCAGGTCTTCACCGCGGGCCAGACGCGCAGCTACACGTCCGCGTTCACCATTCCCACGTCGCTGAGCGCTGGCACCTACCGCGTGGACACGCTCGTCTACACGGCGGACTGGTCGCAGACGCTGCTGTACCGCAACGACACGACCTTCACCGTGAATTGA
- a CDS encoding TetR family transcriptional regulator, whose product MAGDAQKTRQRLLEAAAAEFSERGIAGARVDRIAAAAGCNKALIYSYFGSKEQLFDAVFEAHVAEVARETPIDAADLPAYAGRLFDGFQARPQVLRLATWYELEHGPTVDIPEPVARNNQHKAAAIAKAQKEGLVSKHFAADELLALVLALSKTWAFPLSYCATSSPPTPAELRRRRRSVVEAVRLLVTPDSSTP is encoded by the coding sequence ATGGCTGGAGACGCGCAGAAGACCCGGCAGCGCTTGTTGGAGGCGGCCGCGGCGGAGTTCTCGGAGCGGGGCATCGCGGGCGCGCGCGTGGACCGCATCGCGGCGGCGGCGGGGTGCAACAAGGCGCTCATCTATTCGTACTTCGGCAGCAAGGAGCAGCTGTTCGACGCCGTGTTCGAAGCGCACGTGGCGGAGGTGGCGCGTGAGACGCCCATCGACGCGGCGGACCTGCCCGCCTACGCGGGGCGGCTGTTCGACGGCTTCCAGGCCCGGCCGCAGGTGCTGCGCCTGGCCACCTGGTACGAGTTGGAGCACGGCCCCACCGTGGACATCCCGGAGCCGGTCGCGCGCAACAACCAGCACAAGGCAGCCGCCATCGCGAAGGCCCAGAAGGAAGGGCTCGTGTCGAAGCACTTCGCGGCGGACGAGCTGCTGGCGCTGGTGCTGGCGCTGTCCAAGACGTGGGCCTTCCCTCTGTCCTATTGCGCCACCAGCAGCCCTCCCACGCCCGCGGAGCTCCGCCGGCGCAGGCGCTCCGTCGTGGAGGCGGTCCGGCTGCTGGTGACGCCCGACAGCTCCACGCCGTGA
- a CDS encoding oxidoreductase produces MGAPSEKSLVWLITGSSRGLGRSFAEAVLAAGHRLVATARKPEQLSSLVERYGDRVRAVALDVTNPEQARAAVKAAVDAFGRLDVVVNNAGYGSLAPIEQVTDEDFRSQLDTNLFGVMNVTRAALPVLREQRSGHVIQVSSIGGRLSTPGLGAYQAAKWAVGGFSEVLAKEVAPFGVKVTVLEPGGFRTDWAGASMTIPDFRPEYAPTVGVVAQHMRSRTGKEPGDPDRAAQVLLQVAAMASPPLHLVLGGDAFELSQEKLDALKTEDQKWKDLSLSTDFPEARGPAPRL; encoded by the coding sequence ATGGGTGCTCCCTCTGAGAAGTCCCTTGTCTGGCTCATCACCGGCTCCTCGCGGGGGCTGGGACGCAGCTTCGCGGAGGCCGTGCTGGCGGCCGGGCACCGGCTGGTGGCCACGGCGCGCAAGCCGGAGCAGCTGTCGTCGCTGGTGGAGCGCTACGGGGACCGGGTCCGCGCGGTGGCGCTGGACGTGACGAACCCCGAGCAGGCGAGGGCGGCGGTGAAGGCGGCGGTGGACGCGTTCGGCCGCCTGGACGTGGTGGTGAACAACGCGGGCTACGGCAGCCTCGCGCCCATCGAGCAGGTGACGGACGAGGACTTCCGCTCGCAGCTGGACACCAACCTGTTCGGGGTGATGAACGTGACGCGCGCGGCGCTGCCGGTCTTGCGCGAGCAGCGCTCCGGGCACGTCATCCAGGTGTCGTCCATTGGAGGCCGCCTGTCGACGCCGGGGCTGGGCGCGTATCAGGCCGCCAAGTGGGCCGTGGGGGGCTTCTCCGAGGTGCTGGCCAAAGAAGTGGCGCCCTTCGGCGTGAAGGTGACGGTGCTGGAGCCGGGCGGCTTCCGCACGGACTGGGCGGGGGCGTCCATGACCATCCCGGACTTCCGGCCGGAGTACGCGCCCACGGTGGGCGTGGTCGCGCAGCACATGCGTTCGCGCACGGGCAAGGAGCCGGGGGACCCGGACCGCGCGGCCCAGGTGCTGCTCCAGGTGGCCGCGATGGCGTCGCCGCCGCTGCACCTGGTGCTGGGCGGCGACGCGTTCGAGCTGTCGCAGGAGAAGCTGGACGCGCTCAAGACGGAGGACCAGAAGTGGAAGGACCTGTCGCTGTCCACCGACTTCCCGGAGGCCCGAGGGCCCGCCCCGCGCCTGTGA
- a CDS encoding GFA family protein — protein sequence MSEATPLKGSCHCGATRFEVTAPPRDVTRCNCTFCSKRGVLWAYYPPEQVKFTSRDQVATYDRNAPVAHHHCQQCGCGTWTDTPVWENNAPVPGQFKVGLNARLFDDFNLDAVRVRFVDGRNLW from the coding sequence ATGAGCGAAGCCACGCCCCTGAAGGGAAGCTGTCACTGCGGCGCGACGCGGTTCGAGGTGACCGCGCCGCCCAGGGACGTCACCCGCTGCAACTGCACCTTCTGCTCCAAGCGCGGCGTGCTCTGGGCCTACTACCCTCCGGAGCAGGTGAAGTTCACGAGCCGCGACCAGGTGGCCACCTACGACCGCAACGCGCCCGTCGCGCACCACCACTGCCAGCAGTGCGGCTGCGGCACTTGGACGGACACGCCCGTCTGGGAGAACAACGCGCCCGTGCCCGGCCAGTTCAAGGTGGGCCTCAACGCGCGCCTGTTCGACGACTTCAACCTGGACGCGGTGCGCGTGAGGTTCGTGGACGGCCGCAACCTCTGGTAG